The genomic region AAAACCCACCATTGTCATgtaaaaaaaatgtttatcatataCTATTACCGAGTATTATACAATAATGTTGAGTGTGTATTTAAAAAATTATCATATActaaaatgttcagtgtgtatattgaaaaaagttcaccgtatATTGCAAaacctatataaaaataaatatgcaaaataataagaagaaaaaaCCAAAGAAACCTAAGATCTGAAAAAAAAAACACATAATAAAAAGATAACAGTCAGCAAAGTCAGCAAAGGCGGCGAGCGAACTAGGACGTGTCTGAAACTACGGTATAGAAACAAATCTGCCTCTACATTGGCATAAAAAATCGAATGGTACAATCGTCAAGCGCCTAGACTTCTAAGATCGTGGCCAGGGAGATCGAATGGTGACCTTGCCCTCCTCCAAGGCCCGCGCGTCCGGCGGCACCCGGTGCCTCCTTCGGCGTCAGGCGTGGCTCCCCTTCCTGCAGTTGCAGCTCCGACCTATGCTAAACTTCCGCTTCTCCGGTCCGTGCTCCGATGGCTTGTGATTGCTTGGATGGTGGCCAGGGAGAAATCTCTGCATCCTATGCTAGCAGCGGCGACACTCGCGGATGCCGTTTTCTTCTTGGAAGCGCTGTCATGGTCATTATGTGTGCCCCTCTTCGAGCATCAGGGGAAACTCTAGGTCTGGGTTTCCCGATCAGACGACGACGACGTCTTGATGTCGTTCTCCTTCGTGAAGGCGTTGTCTTGTTTGCTCGTGATGTCCTCGGTATTGGATTTGGAGATTTTGGTCGCAAGTTGTTAGTGGGGCTGCTTCTCTGGTCGGCGAGTTTAGTCGTGTTATCTTTATTTGGGTCAAGCATCTCATGTCTCTTTATTTTCGGCATCATGTTCATGCCTCTTGCGTTTGTATCATGTATTGTATCACCTTTTGTATTCATTCTaacttcttctatcaatgaaaggatacgcaagctttgcgtatttgCGAAAAGAAATCCTGTCACGGGTTTGAATCACGGCAGAGCGCCCTATTTTTTGTTGCTTTTATTTCCCTGTCTGACTGACAAGTAGGACCCATACAAGGCAGAGGGAGAGTGCCAGACAGCCAGGCGAGTTAACAGCAACACCGTTAGGATTAACGGAAATTGTATCAAATCGTGTTGTTAGATAAGTTATTGTACCATTTTTCTGGGTTTTTAGTTTTTGTATGATTCTGTTAATTCGCTGCAAGTTCTTGTACTACAGGTGTAATTAACTCAAAAAAATTGCCCACTGCCACAGATAGAGCAACTGGGCGATTAAGCTCTCTGGATAAAGATACTGAACGGGAGGGACAACTACTCTGGAAAAACTTTGCAGAGGCCACAGCACCTCACCATCTCAGATAAAATTAACACATGGTGTAACGACAGACCATGATTCAATCAGTCAACGGCAAGGCCGTCGAGCCGAGCAGCATCGGCACGAACATGTTGCCGCACTCTAGCAACATTGATGGGGCCGACAAGCTGACAGCGGCCAAGTGGTGTTGTTTCGACGCCATAGCTCTTGTCAAGCATTCCGTCGAGCAAGACAGGTGCACAGAAGATTCAGCCGCGGGCAGTTTGCACAGACACCACTTGACCGTGGCTTACGGTACCGCCGGACGCCATGGCGGTGGATGGAGTTGCCGGAGTATACCGTGTGGGGATTTCTAGGCACGGAAGGGATCGCCGAAGTGACAGCCGTAGCTACGCGGTGCTACCGTGCAAACTTCCCTTCCATCTCATCTCCGGCGCTGTCTACCGGAGATCGAGCACCTGGTGGGCATTGCTGTTAGGGAAATGTCAAAACCGAGCACTGGGAAACAAGAACAGTTGACAGAGCAAAGAATTTAGGCAAATCAGAGAGATTTCTGACATTTCTCTTAGCAACGAAGATTACATCGGCACCATTAGCCGAACAACGACCACTGTTACAAAGCATTAAACAGCCTACAGCAACCTGTGCGTGTTTCTAAGCCTTGGTTGCCTTCTTGGGGGACTTGGTCGCCTTCTTGGGAGACTTGGGCTCCTTGCCCTCCTTCTCCGCGGTCCTCTTGGGGAGGAGCACCGGGTTGATCTTCGGGATCACGCCGCCGTGCGCGATGGTGACGCCGGCCAGCAGCTTTCCGAGCTCCTCGTCGTTCCTGACGGCGAGCAGCAGGTGGCGCGGGATGATGCGGCTCTTCTTGTTGTCCTTGGCGGCGTTCCCGGCGAGCTCCAGCAGCTCGGCGGCGAGGTACTCGAGGACGGCGGCGAGGTAGACGGGGGCGCCGGTGCCGACGCGCTGGGCGTAGCGGCCCTTCTTGAGGTAGCGCCCGATGCGGCCGACGGGGAACTGGAGCCCGGCCTTGACGGATCGCGTCACCGACTTCTTCCTGGGGCCGCCGGCCTTGCGCCCGGCCGCGCCCTTCTTCCCCTTCGCTGCAGCGCCTGAGGCCTCCATTGCTAACGACGGCGCTTTTGAAGAAGAGCTGGAGAGGGGCAGAGAGATTTGGTGATGGTGGATTGCGGGGTGAGTTGGTGATAATGGAGCAGAGGAGGCAGAGTATTTAAACGGTGCGGGGAGGCAGTGGTGGGTCCGTCGATCCGCGTGCGCGCGCATCGGACGGTTGGATCCAGAGGGGAATGGACGGCCGCGATCGCCAGAATACCCTGGGCATCCCGGATCGGTGTATGCAAACAAAACAGAAGGAGAAAGTGATAGTAACAAGGTTGGAATAGTACTACGTATTAAATTCCGACGAAATTTGAGGGgggccgttggagttgctctaagtttACAGAATTTTTGTAAAGATGTCCAGCTGACTGATGAAAACGACACTGTTAGATGGAAACTTACTGGGTCAGGGAATTTTACTGTTAAATCCATGTACAATACGTTGAAAGCAGTCCAAGAGGATTGTCCCTTTAAGAAATTATGGTTTGTTGTGGTACCTCTGAAAATTAAAGTGTTATTGTGGTTAATGTTTAAAATAGCATTTCTCACTAAAGACAATGCTGAAGAGGGGTTGGTCTGAACGGCAAACCATCTTTTTTTGCACTACTTTTAGTTAGGTATGATTTGAGTGTCCTTAAATGTGCTTTCAGAGATAATATGAATGTTACTTTTGTTCAATGTACTTAACTGGATGGATAGTTGAGTTATCAACCGGTCCGGATTTACATCAACAAAGCCTCGAGAAGAACCTGACTTTGCATTAACAAAGTCATTAACGGCTCATGTGTCACGACCCGAAGGTTCGGAAATAAATGTGACAGTTGTCGTGTCCTTATGAGTTGAAGAACACTCATAAGCACACAAGGCATGAGTAGCATATATCAGAACAACAGGGCACAAGTAATACTTTAATTCCAGCTTATTCTTTACATAATAGCTTACACCCTCACTTAACCAAATAATAGATAGTAGGCCAAGTGTTCAACCACGTGCATATGCACATGTATTGATAGCACTTCCTCTTATTCTTCACTGACTTTATTTAAGGATTAAACAAAGACTGCTAATTTTGACACCCTGGCCTAGGTGTCGACTTATTCCTCATGCTCCTCTAACTCCTCACCATGCCCACTTCCCACGCACTCTGTGCATATCAGAGGAAAAAGGAAAACAATAGTGAGTATGTTGGGACATACTCAGCAAGAATATAAGAATGCAAGAATTAGTAGGTTGCAAGTTGAATGTACATAAGGTAAAGATGCTTCAGCCTCCTGTTACCTTACAGGAGCAGGATGGAATTATACCGGCGCAAACCTATAGCAATAATCTCTGCAGAGACATACTAATAACCGTCGTAATCTCCACCAATGGTAATACCTATCTCCGGGAATCACGACGCCGAGTCCCCTACTTGTGTGAGGTATCTTCCATCTCACACTAGTACCGACTAAATTAGCCACGTACCGTTATTTCAGGTATCAACCGCCCCGGGCTTGATATACCACACTTACCATGATCATGACGGTGTACGTTCTTAGATTATTCAAACATCATCGTTCGATCAATCCGTCAACCATGCACGCATGGTTCTCACAGGCATAATAATTACCAGCTCATCACTTATATTCATATGTAAAAACATTAATGCTAGTAACCAATTAATTTGTTAACATATATTAAAAGTTCAGTTTGAGAGAGAAGACTGATATGCACAGTCTTGCCTTGCAGCGGTTCCTCCTCGGCTAAATCTGAGCTCCAACCTAAGCATGTTACAAACGCCCATCAGCTTATTATTTCATGTGACTTGCAAGTGGCAACATGGACATGAGCAGCTATATGCAGTACCAGTACAGGGATGTAACAAGTCGCTCTATAGTACTTGGCTATGCTAGAGTGAGGCGTGCACATCCCACTTTAACCTCAGTACTGTTCCCAGCTATTAAATTTGAGAAATACAACCACTTGCATGCATGCTAGCTAGCCATGAAGATTATTTCTTTACACAGGAGATGTACGCATGCATGGGTcctgtagtactagtactactcgtttCCAGTCTTTCTTACCAACTAGTACTAGTTGTTCCTTCTTAAGCCAGCGAATAAATTCATCAGTGTAACAAAGCATGGATCAATAGAATGGAATCAGTCTGATGCAACTTCCAGTATTTTAGAATCTTTTCGTTCATTTACCCATAACACCACATCTTCCGTTAAGCAAGAATATCACCTCAAGTGTGGAAATCGATGGAAAGAAAACAGGAACATGTAGTAGGAGAGGAGAGATGCTACAGCTAGCTACCCTCAAGAATCTTAGATGACTTCATGAGACAAGACGAGGAACAGGGCGTTGGCTAAAGCTAGCAGCCATACCTCCTTGTCCTCAATTTCTCCGCAGCTTCTCCGATCGGTCGCTCGCTCTCCGCTGACTGCTTCCAACTAAAGTGGGGAATTTTCTGGGTGTGGGCGACCAGTACCGCACGGTTGAGAAGCTATTTATAGTGCAAGAGAAGAGGGTTGAAAGGATGACATCTGTCGAGGAAGGGCTACGTGGATGAGACTGATCTAACCCAGGTACCGACTACCCCACGGCTGGCTCACCCTGGTTACTGTGGATGCTTATCTACTCGCTGCTTCCTTAGCATAGATATTTTTTTGGAACACAGCGCAGGTATTCTCCCTGCGTAAGTAATCTGCAGGACATTGAACTTATCTACTCTTTTCTCTTCTAGAATAACATTTTAACAGATAAACCCAAATAGTTTAGAACCTAGGCAGTGAGATGTTTTGTACACGTAATCTACTAATGTTTGGTaaactattttttatttttatcttaaTAGCTTAACAGTTAATCACAATATAATTATCCAATTAAAATAATTATCATCGCATATTTATTTTAGGTTATTACATCATGCCATGGGGAAAATACAAAAATGGGCCTCACACCCAGCCTGTAAGCGGAGCACAAAATAGTGTAGTGTATGGCGTTTGTTAGATACTCTAAATTGGTTCCACGACAAAATAAACAATATGGTGAAACACATATGAGAAATTGCAAATAACTTCAGGATAATGGATATCAGGTGGTTGTCAATTTTGTCTCAACATACCCTAAATCAACGCATACAAGTGACAAGAGGGTATACATTGTAGAGATTTCCCCCAGAAAAACATTCTCTCATTTGAATTTTTGTATATCCGAATTGTGACGCACACGAAGAGCTAATCTATGTTTTTTGTAGCATTACACAAGTCATGACATCTCAAACAGCTTCGAAATAATGGATATTCAGGACATGTTGGTTTGGCCTCAACATACCCATATATTTAACAGTATGGTAGACATTATAGTAACTTCCCCAGCAATAAAAAAGGCCTCTCTTTTTTGAAACTTTGATTAAAAATACAATGAAGCAGACAAAGTGACAGTTTCCAAATTTGCAAGGGCGTGTTTCTTGTAGGATTACACAAGCCATGCCATCTCAGGTATATCTTTGAAATAATGGTTATTTGGTACATCTGTACAAGTCAGTTTGACCTCAACATGTCGACAATCAACCCATACAGCATCATCACATATATTATGAATGTTACCACTAACATCTGGTGACATCGTTTATTCGCAGGAAGCAAAAACACTGTTATAGGCTATTTTGATGTCCACGTAGATGATATTTGGAGGGCCTGGTTATTTGACGAGTGATTGCCCAACAAGATGTGGGCAATCAAATTTAGACATCCAAAAAATGGTGCATTCCAATGTTTCGCGCAATTGATTTTTCGAGCTTTCCTTTTTGATAATTTGTTGAATTATAGTACAGACATTAGGGGGAAATGTAACCCAAATTTTAAATCTTGATCTTTGAAAATGTTAACCTATTTAGATTTTAAACTTATTAAATATTAGAAGTTTTCCATAGGAAAACAAGATAGAGAACACATATGAATATGAGCCCCACACAGGAGAGAAAGAGGGGTGAAGGAGAGAGATGTGGATAACACAAGTGTGTGGGCCCTGCTCGCATCTCATGTAGCAACGCGCAATGCTAAATCGCCCACCTGCCTCGCCTGTTTTGAGAAAGTATGCATGTATGGGCCCCTTCCCCATCCCAACTATGCATTCGGCACTCGACAACTACCAAGGAGGCGCTTCACCTAAACCTCTTGGCACGTGCTTTACACACACAGATAATCATGTAAACATGTAGTATTATGAATTCCTTTCCACAAATATATAAATTCATACTTTTGGTGTATATCATATCTTATGTCCTAATCACTTATATTCAATGATGAGAACATTGGTTATCGATGGGAGTGTCCCGACAAGGGGTTCACTCCGAGCATGCCAAATCTTGCGGCGCGGATTTGTGACTTGATGTGGCCATTTTAGTAATGACTTAGTCATTGACAGCCATCTGAGCATGGATCGAACGACGAGATCCACTCATGTGCGTTATATTGTTATTCACAACGATATAACGGTTTCACGGGTTAGAATCCACCACTTTCTTAACACTCGTACTTGCATCTTATGAAGGTATTATATTCTCTTAGAAGAAAGAGGTCTATCTAGTTTTGAAAATTGCTAAATAATAGCCACAAACAAGTTTTCAAAAACAAAAAGGTAACGGTAAAACGAGAAACATTCACCGGCCGTAAATGTTATTGTAGCTACGGATAGCATACACAaaatctatatttttttattaagAGCTGAAACATGATTTGAAATTAAAGGCATTATTTACGAAAATGCTAAATATTTGACATCAGATTTTTAGGCATGACAAATCTAATATTTTTATGGCAACAAGGGGTTGGCTGTGACCACAGAGAGAAGTGTTGGTACCTTTCTGCAAAACTGCCACGGTGTACTTCGTATGCGTGAGATGTAGATCCGATGGCTCGGTGAAGGATGGCAGACACATCATAATCAACAACTCGTTTTTTTATAGAAGTGGAGATTTGTGATGTCGTGAAAATGGCAATTTCCTTCTGCAAGCATAACAATTCCTAACAAAAAAATCTGAACATGGCAAGGATTTGCCATGCTTGCTAAAAGAAATTTGTCATCATCGTGAGTTCGTGACAACATAGTCTTTCATCTTAGGCGTTCTATCTGTCATGCTAAAAATCTTATGATCAATTGTAGCGAAATCTTTATTTTAACTTCCGCCCCAAAAAAACTTTATTTGAACTGTATTTCTAAACGTTGTGTTGAGATTGTGCGTTTTGATAGTAAAGAAATTGATTCGTTCCTTGCTTACAAAGGATAGCTGTTTGGTACTAGTGGAGAAAATAGCTAGTGTACCAATCAAACTAGCGTGAATACAGAATAGGTCAGAAAAAAACATGAATGATGTTCTGAGTTCAACAATTAATCCATAATTTTTCAAGGGCTTTCAAAGTTCGGTCACTTATAGTCCATCTTCGTGCtgatattcagaaaattccagcaGCAAGCATAGTTCAGCCCAAGCCAACACATAGACAGTTTTGAGCAGTGGGCTTTCGTGCAGCCACGAACGTTCGCAAATGGCAGCCCACGACTATTGATATGACTGCTAATTATCTAATTCAGATCTTACGACTTGGCACTGACATCTTTGGGATCAAAGCTATTTAGCACTGAGGTGGTGCAGCAAAACAGAATCAAAGAGAACTATAAAACCTTGTGCCAAGGAGCTTCACAAACCGCAGAGTCAGAGACGTCGCAAAATGGCAAATCAGAGTCAGAGACGGCACAATATTTGAGCAAGTCAGAGATTTCTGACGTTCTTCCATTAAACATGCACATAACAAGATTAACCGACACCGCTACAGGAACATAACCGGACCACTACTAAGAACACTACGACATGGAATGGGTGGATCTAAGCCTTGGTGGTCTTCTTGGGGGACTTGGTCGCCTTCTTGGGAGACTTGGGCTCCTTGCCCTCCTTCTCCGCGGTCCTCTTGGGGAGCAGCACCGGGTTGATCTTGGGGATCACGCCGCCGTGCGCGATGGTGACGCCGGCCAGCAGCTTTCCGAGCTCCTCGTCGTTCCGGACGGCGAGCAGCAGGTGGCGCGGGATGATGCGGCTCTTCTTGTTGTCCTTGGCGGCGTTCCCGGCGAGCTCCAGAAGCTCGGCGGCGAGGTACTCGAGGACGGCGGCGAGGTATACGGGGGCGCCGGTGCCGACGCGCTGGGCGTAGCGGCCCTTCTTGAGGTAGCGCCCGATGCGGCCGACGGGGAACTGGAGCCCGGCCTTGACGGACCGCGTCACCGACTTCTTCCTGGGGCCGCCGGCCTTGCGCCCGGCCGCGCCCTTCTTCCCCTTCGCTGCAGCGCCTGAGGCCTCCATTGCTGACGACGGCGCTTTTGAAGAAGAGCTGGAAAGGGGCAGAGAGATTTGATGGTGGTGGATTGCGGGGTGGGTTGGTGAGAATGGAGCAGAGGAGGCAGAGTACTTAAACGGCGAGGGGAGACGGTGGTGGGGCCGTCGATCCGCGTGCTCGGGCGTTGGACGGTTGGATCCAGAGGGGAATGGACGGCCGCGATGGCCAAAATACCTTGCGCGTCGCGGATCGGTGAAtgaaaaaaagaaggagaaagtggTACTCCGGCGAAATTTGAGTGCGGCTTTGTTGGAGAGTTGCGCCAGGGATTTTTGTAAAGATGTCCAGCTCACAGATGAAACGACACTGTTAGATGGAAACTTACTGGATCAGGGAATTTTACTGTTAAATCCATGTACAATATGCTGAAAGCAGTCCAAGAGGATTTTCCCTTTGAGAAATTGTGGTTTATCAAGGTACCTCTGAAAATTAAAGTGTTCTTGTGGTTAATGTTTAAAAATAGCATTTCTCTGGTAGTGATAAGTGTAAATTTTGTAATTATAAAGGAAACAGTAAACCATCTTTTTTTGCACTGCTCTTTAGTTAGGTATGCTTGGAGTGTCGTTAAATGTGCTTTTGGAGTTAATATGAATGTTACTTCTGTTCGAGACTTAAGTGGATGGATAGTTGAGTTATCAACCAATCTGGATTTACATCAACAAAGTCTCAAGAAGAGCCTGACTTTAACAAAGTCATTAACGGCTCATGCCATGAGAAAAATACAGAAATATGCCTCACACCCGGTCTGTAAGCAGAGCACAAAATCGTGTAGTGTATAGCGTTTGTCGGTGACTCTAAATCAGTTCCACAACAAAATAAACAATACAGCGAAACACATATGAGAAATTTGAAATAACTTTAGGATAATGGATATCAAATGCTTGTCAATTTGGTCTCAACATGCCGTAAGTCAACGCATACAAGTGACAAGAGGGTATACATTGTTGAGATATCCCCCATAAAAACATCATTCTCGCATTTGAATCTTttgtactcccttcggtcctttttagttcgcatataagatttgtttgaagtcaaacctcgtaaactttgaccaagtttatagaaaaaatacaaacatttagaatgtgaaatcaacaacattagatgcgtcatgactttacttttcatattgtataaatttagcattataaatgttaatattttttcatataaatatagtcaaactttacgaagtttgacttcagacaattcttatatgcagagtaaaaaagaccggagggagtatatacgAATTGTGACGCACACAAACAGCTAATCTATGTTTCGTGTAGCATTACACAAAGCCATGACATCTCAGATAGCTTCGAAATAATGGATATCCAGGACATGTTGGTTTGGCCTCAACATTCCCATATATTTGACAAGATGGTAGATGTTATAGTAACTTCCCCAACAATAAGAAAGGCCTTCTCCTTGCCGAAACTTTGATTAAAAAGATATTGAAGCAGACTGACAGTTTCCAAATTTGCAAGGGTGTGTTTCTTGTAGGATTACACAAGTCATGTCGTCTCAGATATAGCTTTGAAATAATGGTTATTTGGTACATGTCAGTTTGACCTCAACATATCGACAATCAACCCATATAGCATCATCACATATATTTTGAATGTTACGACTAACATTTGGCAATGTTGTTCATTCGCAGGGAGCAAAAACATTGTTATGGGCCATTTTGACGTCCTCATAGATGATATTTGGAGGGCCTGGTTATTTGACAAGCGATTGCCCAACAAGATTTGGGAAATCAAATTTGGACATCCAAAAAATGGAGCATTCAAATTTTTAGCGCTATTGATTTTTGGAAATTTCCTTTTTGGTAATTTGTTGAATTATAGTACAAGCAGCAGGGGGAAATGTGGCCCAAATTTTAATTTTTTATCTTTTGACAATATTGACCTATTGAGGTTTTAAACTTGTTAAACTTTAGAAGCTTTCCCTAGGCAAACGAGGTAGAGAACAAATATATGGATATGGGCCCCAcacaagagagagaggggggtgaaGGAGAGAGGCGTGGATAATACGAGTGTGTGGGCCTTACTCGCATCTCATGCAACAACGCGCAATGCTAAATCACCGACATGCCTTGCCTGTTTTCAAAAAGCATGCATGTGTGGGCCACTTCTCCATCCCAACTATGCACTCGGCACTCGACAACTGCCAAGGAGTCGCTTCGCCAAAACCTCTCGGCACATGCTTTACACACAGATAATCCTGTAAACATGTAGTATTATGAATTCCTTTCCATAAATATATAAATATATACTCTAGGTGTATATCATACTTTATGTCCTAACCACTTATATTCAATGTTGAGAACATTGGTTATTGATAGGTGTGTCCCGACACGGGGTTCACTACGAGCATGCCAAATCTTACAACGCGGATTTGTGACTTCATGTGGCCATTTTAGTGGTGACTTAGTCATTGACAACCATCTAATCTTGGATCGAAGGGCGAGGTCCACTCATGCGATGTTTATATTGTTATTCATAGCGATATAACGGTTTCACGGGTTGGAATCCACCACTTTCTTAATACCCTATACTTGCATCTTATGAAGGTATTATATTGTTCTCTTAGAAGAAAGAGGTCTATCTAGTTTTGAAAATTGCTAAATAATACCCACAAGCAAACTTTAGAAAACAAAAAGGTAACGGTAAAACGAGAAACATTCACCAGCCGTAATATTATTGTAGCTACGGATAGCATCCATAAAatctacatttttttattaacAGCGGAAACGTGATAATTAATAGATTATCTATGAAAATGCTAAATATTTGACATCAAGATTTTTAGGCACGACCAATCTAATATTTTTATGGCAACAAGGGGTTGTCTATGAACATGGAGCGAAGTGCTGGTACCTTTCTGCAAAACTGCCACAGCTTACTTCGTATGCGTTAGATGTAGATTTGATGGCTGCCAGTGGAGGATGGCAGGCGCACCATTTTTTATAGAAGTAGAGAAGTAGAGATTTATGATGTCGTGAAAATGGCAACTTCCTTTTGCAAGCATGACAAACAACAAATCTGAAAATGGCAACTTCCTTTTGCAAGCATGACAAACAACAAATCTGAACATGGCAAGGGTTTGTCACCGTCGACGACGagacgcctacggtgacttcgtaaatctcaagatgatatgccggctcagtctctcggaggtgctcatagggatagggtgtgcgtgtgtgcgttcataggggtgagtgtatgcacgtgtatatgagcgcttgtgtctgtactgatgctcaaaaaaaagggTTTGACATGCTTGCTAAAAGAAATTTGTCATCCTTGTGACAACATAATTTTTCAAGCCTTGCTTACAAAAAATCTCAGGCGTTCCATTTGTAGCAAAATACTTATCTTAACTTCTGCACACAAAAAAAACATTAATAGAGCTGTATTTCTAAACTTTGTGTTGAGATGGTGCGTTTTGATGGTAAGGAAATTGGTTCAAGCATTGCTTACAAAGGATAGCTGTTCTGAGTTCAACAATTACTCCATGCTTTTTCAAGGCCTTTCAAAGTTCGGTCACTTATAGTCCATCTTCGTGCTGATATTCAGAAAACTCCAGGAGCAATAGCTCAGCCCACGAACGACAGATACACAAAACCTAGAGCCATGTCTCCCTGTTATGCATACGTTCGCAAATGGCAGCCCACGATTTGATACC from Triticum aestivum cultivar Chinese Spring chromosome 4A, IWGSC CS RefSeq v2.1, whole genome shotgun sequence harbors:
- the LOC123085477 gene encoding histone H2A, coding for MEASGAAAKGKKGAAGRKAGGPRKKSVTRSVKAGLQFPVGRIGRYLKKGRYAQRVGTGAPVYLAAVLEYLAAELLELAGNAAKDNKKSRIIPRHLLLAVRNDEELGKLLAGVTIAHGGVIPKINPVLLPKRTAEKEGKEPKSPKKATKSPKKATKA
- the LOC123085479 gene encoding histone H2A-like, producing the protein MEASGAAAKGKKGAAGRKAGGPRKKSVTRSVKAGLQFPVGRIGRYLKKGRYAQRVGTGAPVYLAAVLEYLAAELLELAGNAAKDNKKSRIIPRHLLLAVRNDEELGKLLAGVTIAHGGVIPKINPVLLPKRTAEKEGKEPKSPKKATKSPKKTTKA